From Erinaceus europaeus chromosome 9, mEriEur2.1, whole genome shotgun sequence, one genomic window encodes:
- the CBR3 gene encoding carbonyl reductase [NADPH] 3, which produces MSSCTRVALVTGANKGIGLAIARALCRRFPGDVVLTARDEARGRAAVQQLQAEGLSPRFHLLDIDDPHSIRALRDFLRREYGGLNVLVNNAGIAFKVDDPTPFDVQAEVTLKTNFFATRNVCAELLPIVKPHGRVVNVSSLQGSRALEGCSQELQERFRNPALTEEDLADLMEKFVEDARNEVTEREGWPHSAYGVSKLGVTVLSRILARRLDEKRKGDRVLLNACCPGWVKTDMAGDQGSRTPEEGAETPVYLALLPPDATGPHGQLLRDKVVQDW; this is translated from the exons ATGTCGTCCTGCACCCGCGTGGCGCTGGTGACCGGGGCCAACAAGGGCATCGGCCTGGCCATCGCGCGCGCCCTGTGCCGCCGCTTCCCCGGGGACGTGGTGCTCACGGCGCGGGACGAGGCGCGGGGCCGGGCGGCCGTGCAGCAGCTGCAGGCCGAGGGTCTGAGCCCGCGCTTCCACCTGCTGGACATCGACGACCCGCACAGCATCCGCGCCCTGCGGGACTTCCTGCGCCGGGAGTACGGGGGGCTCAACGTGCTGGTCAACAACGCGGGCATCGCCTTCAAGG TTGATGACCCAACGCCCTTTGATGTGCAAGCTGAGGTGACGTTGAAGACcaacttttttgccaccagaaatGTCTGTGCGGAATTACTGCCCATTGTCAAGCCTCACG gccgCGTGGTGAACGTGAGTAGCCTGCAGGGCTCACGGGCGCTGGAGGGCTGCAGCCAGGAGCTGCAAGAGCGGTTCCGCAACCCGGCGCTGACCGAGGAGGACCTGGCGGACCTGATGGAGAAGTTCGTGGAGGACGCCCGCAATGAGGTGACCGAGCGGGAGGGCTGGCCCCACTCTGCCTACGGCGTGTCCAAGCTGGGGGTGACCGTGCTGTCCCGGATCCTGGCCCGGCGTCTGGACGAGAAGCGGAAAGGAGACCGAGTCCTGCTCAACGCCTGCTGCCCCGGCTGGGTGAAGACGGACATGGCCGGGGACCAGGGCTCCAGGACGCCGGAGGAGGGTGCTGAGACCCCCGTCTACCTGGCCCTCCTGCCCCCTGACGCCACTGGGCCCCACGGCCAGCTGCTCCGAGACAAAGTCGTGCAAGACTGGTGA